Below is a window of Tsuneonella deserti DNA.
CTTGCCGAACAGGAACAACTGGTGCTCCGACTTGACCTGAACATCCGCGACGGAGTCATTGGCGACGAAGACATCGGCCATCGTCCCGGGCACGTTGATCAGCTCGCCGCGGCCGATGGACAGGTTGATGTCACGGCTGGGAGAAACGGTTTCCTGGGCGTTCGCGGGCAGGGCGGGCAGCCCAGCGAGCGGCGCGAAGGAGATGCCGGCCATCAGCAGCGCGGCAGTAAGGCGGCGGTTCATTGTCTTGCCCCTCGAATGGATCCGGCGATCGCCGAAAATGCGGTACGCGGTCATTGCAGCCCCCTTCACGGCATCATGCCGAGCGTGCCGGCCACGACCTGGCCACCGTTCTGGATCGCGCCGCCCTGGGTCTCGAGGACCTGGCCGTTGCGCGAGATGAGCACGGTGCTGGCAGCCTTGCCGCGGGTAACGGTGACGGTCGAACGCGGCGCGATGGTGGGACGCGGCGCGGCGGCCATGCCACCTGCGTACGCAGGGGCGGCGACGGGTGCCGGCGGAGGCAGGGTGCGGCGCTGGAAGCGCGACACGTCGCCGCCGGTCTGGTAGGTGGTGATGCCGTCGCTGGGGCGGTTCATCGCCGCGGCGAGCAGCTTCTCCTCCTGCTGCGGCGTCGCGCCTTCGGGGATCTTGACGTCGCCCTGGGCGATCGCCCGTTCGAGCTCCGACTGGCTGTCGGCAATCGAGCGGAGCGACAGGCTGAGCGTGCCGATCGTCTGAGCGACCGAAACCTTCTCTGCGATCTTCGGCGTCACTTCGAGCGTGACGGTCTGGAACTGCTTGACCACGGTGTCGCCGTTCTCCGCCTTTTCCTGGGTGGTCGACTGGTCGGTCGCCAGGACGCGGATGTTGCGCAGGATGGTCTCGGACGCCTTGAGATCGCCGGAACTGCCGTCAGGACCCTTGACGGTCTGGGTCAGCATCAGATCGACCCGGTCGCCCGGGAATACGAAGCCGCCGACGCCGGTCTTGGCCGACACCGGAACGGTGATGGCGCGCATGCCGGGCCCGAGCGCTGCGGCCAGGAAACCGCGATCGCCGGGCTTGACCAGCGAGCCCTGCGTAACCGGCTCACCGGCGGTAATCGGGAAGCGGACCACGGTGCCGAGCAGCTTGGACACGTCGGACGCGCCATCGATGTAATAGGCGTCCTTGACCAGCTCCTTGGGCCAGGGCTGGAAGCCGATGGCATCGGCGGTGATGATGGTGCCGGTCGGCAGCACGCGCTGTGCGACGAGAACCTTCGGTCCCATCGGCACGGCCGGCGCGGCCTCCGCCTTGGGAGCGGATGCTCCGGCGAACATGCTCCGGGCCATCATGGCGGTCACGATCGCGATCGCCAACGCACCCACCAGCAGCAGCAGCTTCTTCCTGTCCATGGCTAACAAAGCCCCCTTAGAGTGCCCGCTCGATCCCACGGGCGGGAATGGTTGCCGTGGTTAAGCGGCGAACGGTTAAAATCAGGTTCACCCCACCAGCGTCTGCTGCGCGGCGGGGAAGTAATGTGTGCCCAAAACCCACAGTCCGGCAGCCGCGATGGCGACGCCGTAGGGTATGGCGAGCTTGTCCTTCTGGCGCCGCATGACGTGCCAGGCGCCGAGTACGAGCGTCAGCACGCCTCCGAGCAGAGCCATCATCACCAGCAGCTTCAGGAACCACTCGGGCTCGATCCACAGCGCCAGCGCGGTCAGCAGCTTGACGTCGCCGCCGCCCATCCACTTGAGCGCGAAAAACGCCGCGAACACCGCGAATGCCGCGACGCCGATGCCAAGCTGGATCGCGACTCCCGGCCACAGCGACAGGCCGCTGGCCCACCAGAAGAACGGCGCACCGATAACGATGCCCAAGTTGAGCCAGTTGTCGATCTGCCGGCGACGCCAGTCGGTCGTCGCGGCGACCAGCAGTGCGATTGCCAAGGCAATCAGCAACCCGTAGTGCAGATATCCGCCCAGCATTGTGATTGGCCCCCCAGG
It encodes the following:
- the cpaB gene encoding Flp pilus assembly protein CpaB, which translates into the protein MDRKKLLLLVGALAIAIVTAMMARSMFAGASAPKAEAAPAVPMGPKVLVAQRVLPTGTIITADAIGFQPWPKELVKDAYYIDGASDVSKLLGTVVRFPITAGEPVTQGSLVKPGDRGFLAAALGPGMRAITVPVSAKTGVGGFVFPGDRVDLMLTQTVKGPDGSSGDLKASETILRNIRVLATDQSTTQEKAENGDTVVKQFQTVTLEVTPKIAEKVSVAQTIGTLSLSLRSIADSQSELERAIAQGDVKIPEGATPQQEEKLLAAAMNRPSDGITTYQTGGDVSRFQRRTLPPPAPVAAPAYAGGMAAAPRPTIAPRSTVTVTRGKAASTVLISRNGQVLETQGGAIQNGGQVVAGTLGMMP
- a CDS encoding A24 family peptidase; translated protein: MLGGYLHYGLLIALAIALLVAATTDWRRRQIDNWLNLGIVIGAPFFWWASGLSLWPGVAIQLGIGVAAFAVFAAFFALKWMGGGDVKLLTALALWIEPEWFLKLLVMMALLGGVLTLVLGAWHVMRRQKDKLAIPYGVAIAAAGLWVLGTHYFPAAQQTLVG